The following are encoded in a window of bacterium genomic DNA:
- a CDS encoding response regulator, which produces MTRDEEFMQRLLATFRVEANEHILAISADLQALQSLPEGPERIARIETVFRATHSLKGAARAIDLRSVEAVCQAMENVLAGAKKGIISLTPAALDPLIRSMDKIEDLLAASPEQSGTGELIDELGRMTAVVPSSSTPSPTASVLPEAPSSPPPPTPVAKPALPSDAGATTTQRSQPQPLSEGTVRIPATRLDSLLLQVEELLSAKLATTQRSEELMALRTQVAGIKKNSRILAAEQPSLQVLADSLKSRTQRDTRLLPSLKRIMDCLTQDHAQIESLDEKMSTLTKASKEDQRLLNRMVDNLLEDAKKVLMLPFSSLMEPFPRMIRDVCREQGKEAELKVEGGDVEIDKRILEQLKDPLIHLVRNSIDHGMERPAERERLGKTRKGTLHLSIAQVESSKVEIIITDDGRGIDFLKVKLAAIKAGTLSQDDATRLGQDDLARLIFRSGVSTSPIITDLSGRGLGLAIVLERVEELGGSVSVSTIEGKGSTFRLVLPLSLATFRGTFVEAGGQLFVIPTINVERVLRMKVGDVATIENRESIVLDGRAVSLARLDRALQLPAAALPKDPKAALPVVVVASGNRRIAFTIDRVLFEREVLVKSLGRQLTRIRNIAAATVLGTGRVVPILNVRDLLASAINLSGGIPATAAAKPAAGVDIRPTKSILVVEDSITSRMLIKNILESAGYHVATAVDGQDGLTTLKTAPFNLVVSDVQMPRMDGYELTSRIRQDKALAELPVILVTSLGSREDRERGIEAGASAYIIKTSFDQGNLLETVKRLI; this is translated from the coding sequence ATGACCCGTGACGAAGAATTCATGCAACGGTTGCTGGCGACGTTTCGAGTCGAGGCAAACGAACATATTCTGGCGATTTCCGCTGACCTTCAGGCATTACAGTCCCTACCAGAAGGTCCCGAGCGAATCGCCCGCATTGAGACGGTCTTTCGAGCCACCCACAGCCTGAAGGGTGCGGCCCGGGCCATTGACCTGCGCTCCGTTGAGGCGGTTTGTCAGGCCATGGAAAATGTTTTGGCGGGCGCCAAAAAGGGAATTATTTCACTCACTCCTGCTGCCCTTGACCCCCTGATCCGGAGTATGGATAAAATCGAGGATTTGCTGGCCGCCTCACCCGAACAATCAGGCACCGGCGAGTTGATTGATGAATTAGGCCGCATGACGGCGGTAGTGCCTTCATCAAGTACTCCCAGCCCTACAGCTAGTGTGCTCCCGGAGGCACCTAGTAGTCCTCCCCCCCCCACTCCCGTTGCAAAACCGGCCTTACCCTCTGATGCAGGAGCCACCACCACCCAGCGCTCCCAGCCCCAACCCCTGAGCGAGGGCACGGTTCGCATTCCCGCGACCCGGCTGGATTCACTTTTGCTTCAGGTTGAAGAACTACTCTCCGCCAAACTTGCCACAACCCAGCGCTCCGAGGAATTGATGGCGCTTCGCACCCAAGTTGCCGGAATTAAGAAAAACTCACGAATTCTTGCCGCGGAACAACCCTCTCTTCAAGTTCTGGCCGATTCTCTGAAATCGCGAACTCAGCGTGATACCCGACTCCTACCTAGTCTTAAGCGAATCATGGATTGCCTCACGCAGGACCATGCCCAGATCGAATCGTTAGATGAAAAGATGTCCACCCTCACCAAGGCCAGCAAGGAGGATCAGCGGCTCCTCAATCGTATGGTGGACAATCTTCTGGAGGACGCCAAGAAGGTGCTGATGCTACCTTTTTCCTCCTTAATGGAACCCTTTCCCCGAATGATCCGTGACGTGTGTCGCGAACAAGGCAAGGAGGCCGAACTTAAAGTGGAAGGAGGCGACGTCGAAATTGACAAGCGCATCCTCGAACAACTGAAAGATCCGCTTATCCATCTTGTCCGGAACAGCATTGACCACGGCATGGAGCGCCCCGCCGAACGGGAGCGACTGGGCAAAACCAGGAAGGGTACTCTTCATCTTTCAATCGCCCAGGTTGAAAGCAGTAAAGTCGAGATTATCATCACTGATGACGGCCGGGGCATTGACTTCCTCAAGGTCAAACTGGCCGCCATCAAAGCGGGCACCCTGAGTCAGGACGATGCCACGCGTCTGGGACAGGACGATCTGGCACGACTCATTTTCAGGTCTGGCGTATCCACCAGCCCCATTATAACCGATCTCTCCGGGCGGGGTTTGGGCCTGGCCATCGTATTAGAGCGTGTCGAAGAATTAGGCGGATCCGTATCCGTCAGTACCATTGAAGGCAAGGGCTCAACATTCCGCCTGGTACTTCCCCTGAGTCTGGCTACATTCCGCGGCACCTTTGTTGAGGCTGGCGGACAACTATTTGTCATCCCCACGATCAACGTCGAGCGGGTACTCCGCATGAAAGTCGGAGACGTTGCCACGATTGAAAACCGGGAGAGCATCGTGTTGGATGGCCGGGCCGTTTCGCTGGCCCGATTGGATCGAGCCCTTCAGCTCCCTGCCGCCGCCTTACCCAAGGACCCCAAGGCCGCACTTCCCGTTGTGGTGGTGGCGTCAGGGAATCGCCGGATCGCCTTTACCATTGATCGCGTACTGTTCGAACGGGAAGTCCTGGTAAAAAGTCTAGGCCGCCAATTAACCCGTATTCGCAATATTGCAGCGGCAACGGTTCTGGGCACTGGCCGCGTGGTTCCCATCTTGAACGTCCGCGACCTACTGGCTTCCGCCATCAACCTCTCAGGCGGTATCCCCGCCACAGCAGCGGCAAAACCGGCTGCGGGAGTCGACATACGACCTACCAAATCCATCCTCGTTGTGGAGGATTCCATCACCTCCCGCATGCTCATCAAGAATATCCTTGAATCTGCAGGCTATCACGTGGCCACGGCCGTGGATGGGCAGGATGGTCTGACAACCTTGAAAACGGCCCCTTTCAATCTCGTGGTCTCTGATGTCCAGATGCCCAGGATGGATGGTTATGAATTAACTTCGCGAATCCGGCAGGATAAGGCCCTGGCTGAACTCCCTGTCATCCTGGTGACCTCTCTGGGTTCACGCGAAGACCGGGAGCGCGGCATCGAGGCAGGGGCCTCCGCCTACATCATTAAAACCAGCTTTGACCAGGGGAATCTGCTCGAAACCGTAAAACGATTAATCTGA
- a CDS encoding methyl-accepting chemotaxis protein produces the protein MKISIGSKIGMGYGCALILLLIVGVTSYQNVHHGIDNAEQVASTYLIIDEMDHVILRMVNAEAGLRGYLLSGDESHLDHFSNMLTTIEADISHVRNAAKDTNAISAIAQIQAAVSNKCTLMKEELALKSTGSVDAVATLLKSGKGEKASDDLRTVIDAAISIERDMLNNLETEAKKDDHLTMSVIRNGSIAALIILSILGIAITLNITRPVKILVEVANAAGAGNLTLDAKDTGRHDELGVLTRSFNQMIGNLRVQIREILDGVGVLASSASEISTTVSQLAASATETASSVSETTATVEEVKKTAELAREKSRSVAEGARETARIAQAGEDAVQATGESMSRIREQVDSVAASMVKLSEQSQAIGMIIASVDDIAEQSNLLAVNAAIEAAKAGEHGKGFSVVAQEVKNLAEQSKQATSQVRTILNDIQRATSTAVMATEQAGNAVNGGATQSARTGEAIQTLARNIQSAAEASAQIAVSTQQQFAGVDQVTIAMENIKQASEQNVEGTRQMELAARNLDSLGRRLKELVGKYQV, from the coding sequence ATGAAAATATCCATTGGCTCTAAAATAGGGATGGGGTATGGGTGTGCACTGATTCTCCTCCTCATTGTCGGCGTGACGTCGTATCAAAACGTGCATCACGGCATTGATAATGCGGAGCAGGTGGCCAGCACTTATTTAATTATCGACGAAATGGATCACGTCATTCTTCGCATGGTAAATGCCGAAGCTGGCTTGCGGGGCTATCTCCTCTCCGGAGACGAAAGCCACCTCGACCATTTCAGCAATATGCTGACGACCATTGAAGCGGATATCAGCCACGTGCGTAACGCCGCCAAAGATACCAATGCGATCAGCGCCATCGCCCAAATCCAAGCGGCCGTCTCAAACAAGTGCACCCTCATGAAAGAGGAATTGGCACTTAAATCCACGGGAAGCGTTGACGCCGTCGCGACGCTTTTAAAATCCGGCAAAGGGGAGAAAGCTTCGGATGATCTAAGAACCGTCATTGATGCGGCCATCTCTATCGAAAGGGACATGCTGAACAATCTGGAAACAGAAGCTAAAAAGGACGACCATCTCACCATGAGCGTGATTCGCAACGGCTCCATTGCCGCTCTGATAATCCTCTCGATACTTGGTATCGCCATCACCCTCAACATCACGCGACCGGTGAAAATCCTGGTTGAGGTGGCCAATGCCGCAGGGGCAGGGAACCTCACCCTTGACGCCAAAGATACCGGGCGCCACGATGAACTGGGCGTGCTGACCCGAAGCTTCAATCAGATGATCGGAAATCTGCGAGTCCAGATCCGCGAGATTCTTGACGGCGTCGGCGTGCTTGCCTCTTCCGCCAGCGAAATATCGACCACCGTATCTCAACTTGCCGCCTCTGCCACGGAGACCGCCTCCTCCGTCAGCGAGACCACCGCGACTGTGGAGGAAGTCAAAAAGACCGCCGAACTGGCACGCGAAAAATCACGCTCAGTCGCCGAGGGCGCCCGCGAAACAGCACGCATCGCCCAAGCCGGTGAAGATGCCGTCCAGGCTACCGGGGAAAGCATGTCCCGCATCCGCGAACAGGTGGATTCTGTCGCCGCAAGCATGGTGAAGTTGAGCGAGCAAAGTCAGGCCATAGGCATGATCATCGCTTCGGTGGACGACATCGCCGAGCAATCGAACCTGCTGGCAGTCAACGCAGCGATCGAAGCGGCCAAAGCCGGCGAACACGGCAAGGGCTTTTCCGTGGTGGCTCAGGAAGTTAAAAATCTTGCCGAACAATCAAAGCAGGCGACCTCCCAGGTTCGCACCATTCTGAATGACATCCAGCGCGCCACCAGTACCGCCGTGATGGCCACCGAACAGGCTGGCAATGCCGTCAACGGCGGCGCCACTCAGTCCGCACGAACCGGCGAGGCGATCCAGACCCTTGCCCGGAACATCCAGTCGGCCGCCGAGGCATCCGCCCAAATCGCGGTTTCCACCCAGCAGCAGTTTGCCGGGGTGGATCAGGTCACCATCGCAATGGAAAATATCAAACAGGCCAGTGAGCAGAACGTGGAAGGAACGCGCCAAATGGAACTGGCGGCCCGGAATCTTGACTCTCTGGGACGTCGGCTTAAAGAACTTGTGGGAAAATATCAGGTATAA
- a CDS encoding methyl-accepting chemotaxis protein: MRMPIGLRIGTGYLIALILLATVGGVAYRNVIKGIANSLATDQENTTIIEIGHVALRVSEAEAGVRGYLLTGDPSYLDHYSNLVMNIGKDLTDITSQESDVVIRNELQKIGNLVSNRCAMLTEEVAFKAGTSTNDAIANLKSGKSEAVADELRSVIASLTQEGERRLSVHAEEESASNSLTIATIRYGVAAAVVLMIIAGMVITLSITRPMRGVIGVSNTLSAAASEISATVSQLAASTTQTASSVTETTTTAEEVKKTAEVALEKSRLVAEGARETVRISQAGEEAVRATADNMNRIRGQVESVAASMTQLSEQSQAIGMIIASVDDIAEQSNLLAVNAAIEAAKAGEHGRGFAVVAQEVKNLAEQSKQATNQVRTILNDIQRATNTAVMATEQAGNAVINGADQATKAGEAILSLTRNINSAAEASSQITVSVQQQFAGVDQVTVAMESIKQASEQNVEGTRQLDETAKNLSDMGKELRDLVTRHLS; this comes from the coding sequence ATGCGAATGCCTATTGGACTCAGAATTGGAACCGGATACCTGATCGCCCTGATCCTGCTGGCCACGGTGGGCGGAGTGGCCTATCGCAACGTGATAAAGGGCATTGCCAATTCCCTGGCCACTGACCAGGAGAATACGACCATCATTGAGATCGGACATGTGGCCCTCAGGGTCAGCGAGGCCGAGGCGGGAGTGCGGGGCTATCTCCTCACCGGAGATCCTAGTTATCTCGATCACTACAGCAATCTTGTTATGAACATCGGCAAGGATCTGACAGATATCACCAGTCAGGAGTCTGATGTGGTCATTCGCAATGAACTGCAAAAAATAGGCAATCTGGTCAGTAACCGGTGCGCCATGCTCACGGAGGAAGTCGCATTCAAGGCCGGCACCTCAACGAACGACGCCATTGCCAACCTGAAAAGCGGAAAAAGCGAAGCGGTTGCCGATGAGCTCAGGAGTGTCATTGCCAGCCTGACTCAGGAAGGAGAAAGGCGGCTGTCCGTTCACGCCGAAGAGGAATCCGCCAGCAACAGCCTGACCATTGCCACCATTCGCTATGGCGTTGCCGCCGCCGTAGTTTTGATGATTATTGCCGGCATGGTCATTACACTCAGTATTACCCGGCCCATGCGGGGTGTGATTGGCGTGTCCAATACCCTTTCTGCCGCGGCCAGCGAAATCTCGGCCACCGTCTCACAACTCGCCGCTTCCACCACTCAAACCGCCTCGTCTGTGACGGAAACCACCACCACGGCAGAGGAAGTGAAGAAAACAGCCGAGGTCGCCCTGGAAAAATCACGGCTGGTGGCAGAGGGCGCACGTGAGACCGTCCGCATTTCTCAGGCTGGTGAAGAGGCCGTGCGGGCCACCGCCGACAACATGAACCGGATCCGGGGCCAGGTGGAATCGGTGGCCGCCAGCATGACGCAACTGAGCGAACAAAGCCAGGCCATCGGCATGATCATCGCCTCAGTAGACGACATTGCCGAGCAGTCCAACCTGCTGGCAGTCAACGCAGCGATCGAAGCGGCCAAGGCGGGTGAACATGGGCGGGGTTTCGCCGTTGTGGCTCAGGAAGTCAAAAATCTTGCCGAGCAGTCCAAACAGGCCACCAATCAGGTGCGCACCATCCTGAATGATATCCAGCGCGCCACCAACACGGCGGTCATGGCCACCGAACAGGCTGGCAACGCCGTCATCAACGGCGCCGATCAGGCCACCAAGGCTGGCGAGGCCATCTTGAGTCTGACCCGGAACATCAACTCGGCTGCCGAGGCCTCCTCGCAAATCACGGTCTCTGTCCAGCAACAGTTTGCCGGCGTGGATCAGGTGACAGTTGCCATGGAGAGCATCAAGCAGGCGAGTGAACAAAACGTAGAGGGTACACGGCAACTGGACGAAACGGCAAAAAACCTGAGCGACATGGGCAAAGAGTTGCGCGACCTGGTGACTCGGCATCTTTCTTGA
- a CDS encoding chemotaxis protein CheW has protein sequence MNSVPTTLPSSARVISPDDERRLLRERARLLAREVQPEKAARTELKLVAFKLAEENYAVESSYVREVYPLKSLTPLPGAPSFVLGLTNLRGEILSIVDLHAFFELPNQGLSDRSRVIVLRSPKMEFGILADAVMGTREIGTDDLQPTLPTLTGIREEYLKGVTGERLIVLDAERLLTSPSIIVNETV, from the coding sequence ATGAATTCAGTACCTACTACATTACCTTCTTCCGCCCGTGTCATTTCCCCCGATGACGAACGCCGCTTGCTTCGTGAACGTGCCCGCCTGCTGGCCCGCGAAGTACAGCCGGAAAAGGCCGCGCGAACCGAACTGAAACTGGTCGCCTTCAAACTGGCCGAGGAAAATTATGCGGTTGAGTCCAGTTATGTCCGTGAAGTTTATCCGCTCAAATCCCTGACGCCACTACCGGGTGCCCCCTCGTTTGTACTGGGGCTGACCAACTTGCGGGGTGAAATCTTGTCCATCGTGGATTTACACGCTTTTTTCGAGTTGCCTAACCAAGGCTTGAGCGACCGGAGTCGCGTCATTGTTCTGCGCTCCCCAAAAATGGAGTTCGGAATTCTGGCCGATGCAGTCATGGGCACACGAGAAATCGGCACCGATGACCTTCAGCCCACTCTCCCTACCCTGACGGGGATCCGGGAAGAGTATTTGAAAGGGGTCACCGGCGAGCGGTTGATTGTTCTGGATGCAGAACGTCTGCTGACCAGCCCCTCCATTATCGTGAATGAAACAGTTTAA
- a CDS encoding CheR family methyltransferase, translated as MTPPSHQPGPAPSLPDTLYHQITAFVNDRMGLHFPIERRSDLERGLHAAAKESGRRHVADYVSWLLSTPLSKLQIEELAGFLTIGETYFFRNPEQFTFLEQRVLPELIRLKENDEKRLRVWCAGCSTGEEPYSVAISLKRAIPDIANWKITILATDINGHFLRQAENASYSEWSFRNAPAWLKEGYFRKRHDGHWKLNSAIRDMVVFEHLNLAEDPYPSLVNNTSAMDIIFCRNVLIYFDAPHSKRVASGFYRSLLETGWLFVGPTDTFIYHETEFGQAEEGHITCYRKRAHKIKPPLPEYRPAPIRLEDAPRLSYAPPFPHHTHSPTPTPPQTSQAEQACKQALSLYHKGHYEEAISLLINDLAQSKGKHYTTEHTAQSMGLLARLFANLGRLKDSLDWCNQAIAQDKVNPRYHYLQATILQECGELSETREALRRTLFLDQKFIIAQFAMGNAGRSAGNKVEARRHFENALGLLKQHTRNDVLPESDGLTAGRLEELVISILNEMGET; from the coding sequence TTGACACCACCCTCACATCAGCCGGGCCCAGCGCCATCCCTGCCTGACACCCTCTACCATCAGATCACCGCATTCGTAAACGACCGCATGGGATTACATTTCCCCATCGAGCGTCGCTCCGACCTTGAGCGGGGGCTTCATGCCGCTGCCAAAGAAAGCGGGCGCCGCCATGTGGCTGACTACGTCTCCTGGCTATTGAGTACCCCTCTCTCCAAACTGCAGATTGAGGAATTAGCGGGATTCCTGACCATTGGCGAAACGTATTTCTTCCGGAACCCTGAACAGTTCACGTTCCTGGAACAGCGTGTTCTACCCGAGCTGATCCGCCTTAAGGAAAATGATGAAAAGCGTCTCCGGGTCTGGTGTGCAGGCTGCAGTACCGGGGAGGAGCCCTACTCTGTGGCTATTTCCCTCAAACGCGCCATCCCTGACATCGCCAACTGGAAAATCACCATTCTGGCCACCGACATCAATGGCCACTTCCTCAGACAAGCAGAGAACGCATCTTATTCCGAATGGTCATTCCGTAACGCTCCAGCGTGGCTCAAAGAGGGGTATTTCCGCAAACGCCATGACGGACACTGGAAACTTAATTCCGCCATCCGTGATATGGTTGTCTTTGAGCATCTGAATCTGGCCGAAGACCCCTACCCTTCACTTGTCAACAATACCAGCGCCATGGATATCATCTTCTGCCGTAACGTTTTAATCTATTTTGACGCCCCCCACTCCAAGCGCGTGGCATCCGGATTTTACCGCTCACTGCTGGAAACAGGGTGGTTGTTCGTGGGCCCTACCGACACCTTCATCTATCATGAGACCGAATTCGGGCAGGCCGAGGAGGGCCACATCACTTGCTATCGGAAACGTGCTCACAAAATCAAGCCTCCTCTCCCTGAATACCGCCCGGCCCCAATTCGGCTTGAAGATGCGCCTCGTCTGTCCTACGCGCCACCGTTCCCCCATCACACCCATAGTCCGACCCCAACGCCACCCCAGACCAGTCAGGCCGAACAAGCCTGCAAACAGGCGCTCTCCCTATACCATAAGGGACATTACGAAGAGGCTATTTCCCTGCTAATAAACGACTTGGCGCAATCAAAAGGAAAACACTATACCACCGAGCATACCGCTCAAAGTATGGGGCTTCTGGCACGTCTTTTCGCTAATTTGGGACGTTTGAAGGACTCTTTAGACTGGTGTAATCAAGCCATCGCCCAGGATAAGGTGAATCCACGTTACCATTACCTTCAGGCCACGATTCTCCAAGAGTGCGGGGAATTGAGCGAAACACGGGAAGCCTTACGGCGAACATTGTTTCTTGACCAAAAGTTCATTATCGCGCAATTTGCTATGGGGAATGCAGGAAGAAGTGCAGGAAACAAAGTTGAAGCGCGCCGGCATTTCGAAAATGCCCTCGGGTTGCTTAAACAGCATACCCGAAATGATGTGTTACCTGAATCGGATGGATTAACAGCAGGCCGCCTGGAAGAACTGGTTATTTCGATTCTGAATGAGATGGGGGAGACATAG
- a CDS encoding chemotaxis protein CheW translates to MNAQQMNDQPTRVLAYRLGEERFGIPVENVLRIIRAVEVTPVPGIPDCALGVINVQGQIMPVISMRKKFQLPAKPVQLSDRFIIARAGTRSVVLVADEVENLFDLAPGTMTASGGILPSLPQFRGVAKLPDGLLLIHDLAGLLSFEEETLIDTTLTSAGPSAIPA, encoded by the coding sequence ATGAATGCCCAGCAAATGAACGACCAACCCACACGCGTTTTGGCTTATCGCCTCGGGGAGGAACGCTTTGGAATTCCCGTTGAGAACGTGCTTCGGATAATCCGGGCTGTTGAAGTCACCCCCGTGCCAGGCATTCCGGACTGCGCGCTGGGCGTGATCAACGTACAAGGCCAGATCATGCCGGTGATCAGCATGCGGAAGAAGTTTCAACTACCCGCCAAACCCGTGCAACTCAGTGATCGCTTTATCATTGCCCGGGCGGGAACACGTTCCGTCGTGCTGGTCGCCGACGAGGTGGAAAATCTCTTTGACCTGGCGCCCGGGACCATGACGGCCTCCGGCGGAATTCTCCCCTCCCTGCCTCAATTCCGCGGAGTTGCCAAACTGCCCGACGGCCTGTTGCTGATCCACGATCTTGCCGGTCTGCTTTCGTTTGAGGAGGAAACACTCATTGACACCACCCTCACATCAGCCGGGCCCAGCGCCATCCCTGCCTGA
- a CDS encoding DUF3999 family protein, whose protein sequence is MISRVIMHISILIAASTLPLAGVTPDAFKQFKSLQPPAGLSTEIGSFTLDAELFDVLDAPPTNLRLFDATGRETPFLLRLKIPLRTVETLQPFAPAKIESFRTLENNRIEMVVARDPKHPQPGALQFESGVRNFEKLVTVAGSTDRQSWTLLATNEPIYDYSRFVDVRRDRVPISTGNYLWYRIEVSNITENKDSPLVEIIRQTRGGQAGNETEATSFRREPFRMDRIIFLGQQLSVVAGDPATLERDLTHWTVNQDLPRQQTILTFSTLREPLVAIIPKTEEANFSRAVTLEGRATTQEAWQTLANGRITRIRAGIIQQDCMTLTLPCEYRGRLFRLTIQNQDNPPLTFAGLRARYNTYEALFFPKSGMTYQVYFGGTEIPAPKYDVATVLAAIPAGSGAQWTVGAAQPNPTFKKQSKTGGVSGKTLLTVSLILMIGILMPIIIKLSRKIS, encoded by the coding sequence ATGATTTCACGTGTTATCATGCATATTTCGATACTTATTGCGGCCTCCACCCTGCCATTGGCCGGGGTAACCCCTGATGCCTTTAAACAGTTCAAGTCTCTTCAACCACCCGCAGGTCTATCCACCGAAATCGGGTCCTTCACGCTCGATGCCGAACTGTTTGACGTTCTGGATGCTCCGCCAACCAACCTTCGCCTCTTCGACGCCACTGGCCGGGAGACCCCCTTCCTCCTTAGGCTCAAGATTCCTCTCCGCACGGTAGAAACCCTGCAACCCTTCGCACCTGCTAAAATCGAATCCTTCCGAACGCTCGAAAATAACCGCATCGAAATGGTGGTCGCACGGGACCCAAAACATCCTCAACCGGGCGCCCTCCAATTCGAATCCGGTGTACGTAATTTCGAAAAGCTCGTAACCGTTGCCGGCAGCACGGACCGTCAATCATGGACCCTTCTCGCCACCAACGAACCCATATACGACTACTCCCGTTTTGTAGATGTCAGGCGCGACCGGGTCCCGATTTCGACTGGTAATTACCTCTGGTATCGGATTGAAGTCTCAAACATTACTGAGAACAAGGACTCCCCGCTGGTGGAGATCATCCGGCAAACCCGTGGCGGTCAGGCGGGGAACGAAACCGAAGCCACCTCGTTCCGCCGGGAACCATTCCGGATGGATCGGATTATATTTTTAGGCCAGCAGTTGTCTGTCGTGGCAGGTGACCCCGCGACCCTTGAGCGCGACCTTACCCACTGGACAGTCAATCAGGATCTACCCCGGCAACAAACCATTCTCACGTTTTCCACGCTACGAGAACCGCTTGTTGCGATCATCCCGAAAACTGAAGAGGCAAACTTTTCGCGGGCTGTGACATTGGAAGGGCGGGCCACAACACAGGAAGCCTGGCAGACACTGGCCAACGGCCGTATCACCCGCATCCGCGCCGGAATTATCCAGCAGGACTGCATGACGCTTACGCTTCCCTGCGAATACCGTGGCCGCCTCTTCCGCCTGACCATTCAGAATCAGGACAATCCGCCGTTGACGTTTGCCGGACTACGAGCCCGCTACAATACTTACGAGGCACTCTTTTTTCCCAAGTCAGGAATGACCTATCAGGTCTATTTCGGCGGGACAGAAATTCCGGCTCCAAAATATGATGTTGCCACGGTACTCGCAGCGATCCCTGCCGGCTCAGGGGCACAGTGGACGGTTGGCGCGGCTCAACCCAACCCCACCTTCAAAAAACAGTCCAAGACCGGAGGAGTTTCCGGCAAAACCCTCTTAACCGTTTCACTAATCCTGATGATCGGCATTCTTATGCCAATCATCATCAAACTTTCACGAAAGATTTCATAA